A stretch of DNA from Planctomycetaceae bacterium:
GCCACCCGCTGCCATCGGATGTCCTGCTGCTAATCGAAGTGGCTGATACGAGCCTGCAGAAAGACCTTGGCATCAAAGCCGAACTGTACGCCGAAGCGTCGATCGCGGACTACTGGGTCGTGGACATCAACGCGTCAACAATCCACGTCCACCGCGATCCGGTGGGGACGGAGTTCGCCACCAGGTTCAGCGCGACAGGTGGCGATCATCTCTCGCCGCTCGCGAAACCCGATGCACGGCTGTCCGTCGCGGACCTCTTTGCCACTTGAAAAGCTGGTCAGAAGTTTGAAACCGGTGCATCCGGTGTTGAACCGTCATCCAGGTATCATCGGCATTCCTGTTGTGTGCCTCGAAGACGGTCAGGCCAGGGAACGATTCACACGTTCGCGGTGCCGGTCCACAGATACCAGTGGCACCGGAAGCCGCACACAACCAGGCGGTCGCCTCTTACGCTGTGCAACTCCAGGGGGATTCGCTGTGGCAAGGTTTACTTCCACCTCGTGTCGACAAGGACTTCTGGCATTGACTCTCGGTGGTGCCACGGCAGCAACCGTAGTGTTGAAAATAGCCGCAAGCCTGATCTACATGACTGTGGACGCGAATGGTCACATCCCACGGGGCGGACGGCATCGACGAAACCCCGTTGAAAGGGAAATTGAGACGTTGAAAGCGGAAGTGGATGAAAACCACCAGAATCGATCGATGTGTTGGCAGGAATCCGCAGGGACTGCGTCAACACGTCACCGCGTTATGGTGAAAGTTGCATCGCTTCGGGTGACACAACAACACGTCAAAGTACGATTGAATGGAACCGACAGCAGTAGCACGCCAGATTTCGGCAAACACGTATCAGATTATCTGTCCATGCGGAGAACGACCAATTTAGAGCGAGCACAATTGGCGTGCACGACACGATGCCGAAACTGCGATTGGTAACGTGTTTCCGTTAACATCCCGAAAGGACTGGGATGTTTTCAATCGTGTTGATCACCGTCGTCGCTCTACCTGTTCGTTGTGATGCTGGTCTGGTTGAACGGATCGACACCCAGTGATCGACTACCTGTCAATAGTCACGTCGACAAGGTCGCCGCTCAGACTAGGGAACCACGGCGAGAAGATGCCTGATCGTACAAGACCCGGAACCTGACACGGTGAGCGAGCCGCCGACCGGTGGACACGTTACCCGATTCGAGCTTCTACGTGGAATTCCGCTTCCGAATCGAGCATGTGGCCGGGTTTTCTGCGGGCAGGACAATGTGACCCTCGAACTCGAAAACGCGAAGATTACCGTCAACCAGAGAATTGTCCGTGGAAGATCGAGTACGTCGAGAAGCGGAAGTTTGCAGACAAATAGAACAGTCGCTACGGGTCTGATATGTGACTGCATCATGGCACTTCAGCCGGCAGTGAGATAGCGATTCCGGTTGATTCTCACGCCGCCCGCGGCATGAAGTGAAATGACAGCCGTTAAGTCGACAGTCGCATCGCGGTTTGACCGGGAAGTCTTTTCAGGAAGGCAACCGGGCATGAGCAATGCATGCAAACTCGTCCGATTCGACTGCGGACAGCGTCTCGCCGGCAGTGACTCTGCTGCCGATCCCTTGATTATCGCGGCATTGATCGTGTGCGTCGCCAGCCGCCGGGAGTTTCCTGCGGCGTGGATCTTCATGTGGTCACTGGCGATCCTGATCTATGCACTGTGCAAACTGGCGACCTGGCAGTCTTCG
This window harbors:
- a CDS encoding Uma2 family endonuclease, translating into MIERGVFEEESVNSPRIELIHGALHEMPPPNPPHAFVVDWLTEWTFRVTSRAEIKVRVQNPLGVPKLDSLPMPDLAWMRNISFRERHPLPSDVLLLIEVADTSLQKDLGIKAELYAEASIADYWVVDINASTIHVHRDPVGTEFATRFSATGGDHLSPLAKPDARLSVADLFAT